The Paenibacillus uliginis N3/975 genome has a window encoding:
- a CDS encoding HAD family hydrolase: MKNIRYIFFDCMETIIDLFELPTSSDYAFWSYANSGVEQYWQSFDDYLERYNIAKKLMNDSYDTYQEYELKQRIEVVVNATESIKQDKKEVTNRLYDNYWNTYKSKCFIKEEVRDAVLQLKEKYRLAIVSNFMVMNGIEELLNKNNMRNSFEFIVSSIGFGWRKPDPRIYKYAIDNSGCEAQEILFIGDDYENDYVAPRKSGMNSLWLNKFHEKRDDIDQVHDFYEITQKLLG, translated from the coding sequence ATGAAAAATATCAGATACATTTTTTTTGATTGTATGGAGACCATAATTGATTTATTTGAGCTCCCGACTTCAAGTGACTATGCTTTTTGGTCTTACGCGAATTCTGGAGTTGAACAGTATTGGCAGAGTTTTGATGACTATTTAGAAAGATATAATATCGCAAAGAAATTAATGAACGATAGTTATGATACTTATCAGGAGTATGAACTGAAACAAAGAATTGAGGTTGTTGTTAACGCCACAGAATCAATCAAGCAGGATAAGAAAGAAGTTACAAATCGTTTATATGATAACTACTGGAATACATATAAATCTAAGTGTTTTATTAAGGAAGAAGTTAGGGATGCGGTATTACAACTTAAAGAGAAGTATCGCTTAGCAATCGTGTCTAACTTCATGGTCATGAACGGAATTGAAGAGTTGTTGAACAAAAACAATATGAGAAACAGTTTTGAATTCATTGTGTCATCCATTGGATTTGGATGGAGAAAACCTGATCCTAGGATATATAAGTACGCTATTGATAACTCTGGATGTGAGGCGCAGGAGATTCTTTTCATTGGTGATGATTATGAGAACGATTACGTTGCTCCAAGGAAATCTGGGATGAATTCACTATGGTTAAATAAATTTCATGAAAAGAGAGATGATATTGATCAAGTACATGACTTTTATGAAATAACGCAAAAACTTTTAGGGTAA
- a CDS encoding arylamine N-acetyltransferase family protein, with protein MDNQLDVQLYLDRIGFNGPINNSPEVLAKLQEQHVHTVPYENLDILGHIPLSLEIPDLFHKIVIERRGGYCFELNALFGWLLQELGFKVTNYFGRFWRGESHTPVKRRHHILHVDIHDRRFIADVGAGMAPRLPIELIEDAEQIQGTEIYQVNKTSSYGWMLYERKNEILDPVYSFTEEANLPQDYFTTSYWCQYSPESVFNKGAKVFIRTKDGRNTVDGHEFRIFTSDEVRTFSPSSPQEYADALYVHFGIKLPFELKQ; from the coding sequence ATGGATAACCAATTGGATGTACAACTGTATTTGGATCGCATCGGGTTTAACGGTCCCATCAACAACAGTCCAGAAGTGCTGGCTAAATTACAGGAGCAACATGTTCACACGGTCCCTTACGAGAACTTGGATATACTCGGACACATCCCCTTATCGCTTGAAATCCCGGATCTGTTTCATAAGATCGTAATTGAGCGCCGGGGAGGTTACTGCTTTGAACTGAACGCACTGTTCGGATGGCTTCTGCAGGAACTCGGATTCAAGGTTACTAATTATTTCGGCCGGTTTTGGCGGGGTGAGTCCCATACGCCAGTCAAACGACGTCACCATATCCTTCACGTTGACATACATGATAGACGATTTATCGCTGATGTTGGAGCGGGCATGGCACCTCGACTACCGATCGAACTTATTGAGGACGCCGAACAAATACAAGGCACTGAAATCTACCAGGTTAATAAAACATCATCTTACGGATGGATGTTGTACGAACGAAAGAATGAAATTTTGGACCCTGTTTATTCCTTCACGGAGGAAGCCAATTTACCTCAAGATTATTTTACGACGTCTTACTGGTGCCAGTATTCCCCTGAATCGGTATTTAATAAAGGAGCCAAAGTATTCATTCGTACCAAAGACGGACGGAACACCGTAGATGGTCATGAGTTTCGTATATTTACATCCGATGAGGTACGTACATTTTCACCTTCCAGTCCACAAGAATATGCAGATGCTTTATATGTTCACTTCGGAATCAAGTTACCTTTTGAATTGAAACAATAA
- a CDS encoding cupin domain-containing protein translates to MDFTSPSVQYFYDLSQNQFFKKDRRNYINSLSVNQLNTLGNVSLLDIYLSKSNVVEPHTHQNASELVYCISGAAVVSLINPFTKKLVNIPITPGQVANVPQGWWHYEIATVDNTHLLAVFDAPVPEFIPGSDLLRLTPADILAHTYCLDEAKVEETLAPITETVVIGPPCNCNNVQNGNENCAPTQQNNQGQCNTYGYTKIQQQPPQVIGNGWQYPTR, encoded by the coding sequence ATGGATTTCACATCACCATCTGTGCAGTATTTTTATGATCTAAGCCAAAATCAATTTTTTAAAAAAGACAGACGCAATTACATTAATTCTCTTTCCGTCAATCAGCTTAATACGTTAGGAAACGTCTCTTTGTTAGATATTTATCTTAGTAAATCGAACGTAGTCGAGCCACACACTCATCAAAATGCATCAGAACTAGTCTACTGTATATCAGGAGCCGCAGTCGTCTCATTAATCAACCCATTTACTAAAAAGCTGGTTAACATCCCCATTACACCTGGGCAAGTAGCAAACGTTCCACAGGGTTGGTGGCATTACGAAATTGCTACTGTGGACAATACTCACTTATTAGCCGTCTTTGATGCCCCTGTTCCGGAATTCATACCGGGATCAGATCTGCTTCGTCTAACACCTGCTGACATTTTGGCACATACGTATTGCTTGGATGAGGCGAAGGTCGAGGAAACGCTCGCTCCTATTACAGAAACTGTTGTCATTGGACCACCGTGCAATTGCAATAACGTTCAGAATGGTAATGAAAACTGTGCACCAACACAGCAAAATAATCAAGGGCAGTGTAACACATATGGATACACAAAAATACAACAGCAACCGCCACAAGTTATAGGAAATGGATGGCAGTATCCTACTCGATAG